In Vibrio chagasii, the sequence ATGTATTGCAGACAAAATTGTGTCAGCGCCTTTCGCTATCGTTGGCTCTATTGGTGTGATCGCTCAACTGCCAAACTTTAACAAGCTGCTTAAAAAACACGATATCGAGTTCGAACAGCTAACAGCAGGTGAGTACAAGCGCACACTGACTATGTTTGGTGAGAACAGCGATAAAGCACGTGAGAAGTTTAAAGAAGAGCTAGAAGAGACACATGGTCTATTCAAAGACTTTATTCGCGACCATCGTCCAGCACTTGACCTTGATAAAGTGGCGACGGGTGAACACTGGTTTGGTACGCAAGCTCATGAACTTGGGCTGGTGGATGAGATTCGCACTTCTGATGACCTAGTTGTTGAAGCATGCAAAGACAAGACAGTGCTAGCGATTCACTATGTACAGAAGAAAAAGCTATCGGACAAGCTAGCAGGCGTGGCAGGTAAATCTGCAGACAGCGTGCTGATGAAGCTGATTGAACGCGGTCAAAAGCCGATTGTTTAATAGTGTTCGTTTAAGGCGCTAGAGCTTAAGAAGCAAGAGCCAAAAGAAGCTTAAAAGGAAAGCGCATAAGTCTAGGACTTATGCGCTTTTTTGTTGCTCCACTTCCGAGCGGGTGACCACTATGTTGTAGGGGGAGCGGAGTCTTATACTCATCACCGAATAACTGCGATGAGTATTAGATTTTTGCTCCGTAATCATTACGTTTCGGGCAAGTAGTCAGAATCTCTCTATGACCTGTGTCTTTGACCTCTTCTAAAATCACATCGAAGCCCCATAAGCGATATAAGTGCTTCATCACTTCGTCGTAACCTTTATCAAGAGGGATGCGGTCATGAGGGACATATTGGAGTGTCATTGAACGATCGCCTCGGACATCTACATTGAATACCTGAATGTTAGGTTCAAGGTTGCTGAGGTTATATTGTGCGGCGAGCTTTTCACGGATCAGGCGGTAGCCTGGGTCATCATGAATTGCACTCACTTCAATGGTATTTTTTCGGTCATCATCGAGCACAGCAAACAGCTTAAAGTCTCGAATGATTTTCGGAGAAAGATATTGGCTGATGAAGCTTTCATCTTTGAAGTTGTGCATCGCAAAGTGCACCGCTTCTAGCCAATCTGACCCTGCCAGTTCTGGGAACCACTCTCTGTCTTCATCGGTCGGTTCTTCACAGATACGGCGGATGTCTCTAAACATCGCAAAGCCAAGCGCGTATGGGTTTATGCCACTGAAATACGGGCTGTTGTAGGCGGGTTGCGCGACTACGCTAGTGTGGCTGTGTAGAAACTCTAAGATGAACTTATCGCTCACTAAGCCTTCATCGTACAGATGGTTAAGAATGGTGTAGTGCCAGAAGGTTGCCCAGCCCTCATTCATTACCTGAGTCTGTTTCTGAGGGTAGAAGTATTGGCTGACCTTACGAACAATACGTACACATTCACGCTGCCAAGGTTCCAGTAAAGGCGCATTCTTCTCAATGAAGTAAAGAATGTTCTCTTGTGGCTCGCTTGGGAAGCGTACTTTCTGCTCTTCCTCTTTGTCGCGGTTTTGTGGCACTGTGCGCCACAGTTCGTTGACTTGAGACTGCAGGTAAGCCTCACGTTCTTCTTGGCGAGCGGTTTCCTCTGCGATGGAGATCTTCTCTGGGCGCTTATATCTGTCAACACCGTAATTCATCAGAGCATGGCAAGAATCGAGCAGTTGTTCGACTTCTGAAACGCCGTATTTCTCTTCACAATCATTGATGTACTTCTTAGCAAACAACAAGTAGTCGATGATTGAACTCGCATCTGTCCATGTTTGGAACAGGTAATTCCCCTTAAAGAAAGAGTTATGGCCGTAACAAGCGTGTGCCATTACCAGCGCTTGCATCGTCACGGTATTCTCTTCCATTAGGTAGGCGATACAAGGGTCCGAGTTGATTACGATTTCATACGCGAGCCCCATTTGACCATGCTTGTAGTTTTGTTCTGTTTGAATGAACTTCTTACCAAATGACCAGTGGTTGTAATTAATAGGCATACCGATACTCGAGTACGCATCCATCATCTGTTCAGAAGTGATCACTTCGATTTGGTTCGGGTAAGTGTCTAGTCTGTAATGCTGCGCAACACGCTTAATTTCCACGTGGTATCGCTCTAAGAGGTTGAACGTCCAATCTGGACCGTCAGGCAGCATCTTGTCGTTGTTTTTTGGTGCAGCTTTGTCTTTCTCTGCAACGTTTGATTTCGCTGTCATGGCAAGCCCCCTTACGCTGTCTCTTTCTGGAACAGTTCTCTAAACACAGGGAAGATATCATCCACTGTTTTGATGTTTTTCATGGCGAAGTTGTCGAAGCTTGCTTCTAACTTCTCATACTCATGCCAGAGTGTTTGGTGTGAGCGACGCGTGATTTCGATGTACGAGTAGTATTGGCAAGTCGGCAGAAGCGTATTGACCAGTAATTCTTTACAGCGTGGTGAGTCATCTGCCCAGTTATCACCATCAGAAGCTTGCGCTGCATAGATGTTCCACTCATTAGCCGGATAACGGTCAGCAACAATTTCTTTCATCAGCTTCAAGGCGCTCGATACAATGGTGCCACCGGTCTCTTGCGAGTAGAAAAACTCATGCTCGTCGACTTCTTTGGCTTGAGTATGGTGACGAATAAACACCACATCGACATTTTCGTAGGTGCGATTAAGGAATAGATACAGCAGCACATAGAAACGTTTTGCGATGTCTTTAGTGGCTTGGTCCATTGAACCAGACACATCCATCAAGCAGAACATCACCGCTTGGCTTGATGGAATAGGGCGTTTCTCGTAGTTTTTGTAACGTAAATCGAAGGTATCGATGAACGGCACGCTATCGATTTTTTTACGTAGCTCGGCAATCTCTTCCTTGATTCGAGCTTCTTCAAACGGTTGAGCGGGCTCGGTCATTTGAACTTGATCGAGCTGGTCCATTAGCGTTTTTAAATCGCGCTTTCGACCTGCTGTCATTGCGGTTCGACGAGCAAGTGACTGTTGCAGTGAGCGAACAATCGCGATGTTGGATGGAATACCTGCGCTTTGGTAACCAGAGCGGTGGGTTTTCCATTCAGTGATCTTGTTGACCTGATTTTTTTCTAGGTTAGGCAGAGCGAGGTCTTCGAACAGAATATCAAGGTATTCGTCTTTTGATATTTGGAAAGTAAACTCATCTTGCCCTTCGCCATCAGGACTAGCATCTCCTTGGCCTGAGCCACCACCTTGACCACCACCTTTCGGGCGCTCAATCTTGTCGCCAGTGATGAATTGATCATTACCAGGGTGCACACGTTCTCTTACGCCACCTTGGCCTTGGTGAAAGCTTGGTTCTTTGATGTCTTTATGAGGAATAGTGACGTCCTCACCAGTTTCAGTGTTGGTGATAGAGCGTCGGTTGACTGCATCGGCCACAGATTCTTTGATTTGCTCTTTATGGCGTCGTAAGAAGCGCTGTCTGTTTACAGCACTCTTATTCTTGCCATTGAGCCTCCGATCGATAAATTGTGCCATAAGAACTCCCTCTCAGCTGATGTCGCGATCCTACTTTTACACGGGTATAAGAGTTATTGGTTGGTACGAGCTGCCCATTTGA encodes:
- a CDS encoding SpoVR family protein — its product is MTAKSNVAEKDKAAPKNNDKMLPDGPDWTFNLLERYHVEIKRVAQHYRLDTYPNQIEVITSEQMMDAYSSIGMPINYNHWSFGKKFIQTEQNYKHGQMGLAYEIVINSDPCIAYLMEENTVTMQALVMAHACYGHNSFFKGNYLFQTWTDASSIIDYLLFAKKYINDCEEKYGVSEVEQLLDSCHALMNYGVDRYKRPEKISIAEETARQEEREAYLQSQVNELWRTVPQNRDKEEEQKVRFPSEPQENILYFIEKNAPLLEPWQRECVRIVRKVSQYFYPQKQTQVMNEGWATFWHYTILNHLYDEGLVSDKFILEFLHSHTSVVAQPAYNSPYFSGINPYALGFAMFRDIRRICEEPTDEDREWFPELAGSDWLEAVHFAMHNFKDESFISQYLSPKIIRDFKLFAVLDDDRKNTIEVSAIHDDPGYRLIREKLAAQYNLSNLEPNIQVFNVDVRGDRSMTLQYVPHDRIPLDKGYDEVMKHLYRLWGFDVILEEVKDTGHREILTTCPKRNDYGAKI
- a CDS encoding YeaH/YhbH family protein, which translates into the protein MAQFIDRRLNGKNKSAVNRQRFLRRHKEQIKESVADAVNRRSITNTETGEDVTIPHKDIKEPSFHQGQGGVRERVHPGNDQFITGDKIERPKGGGQGGGSGQGDASPDGEGQDEFTFQISKDEYLDILFEDLALPNLEKNQVNKITEWKTHRSGYQSAGIPSNIAIVRSLQQSLARRTAMTAGRKRDLKTLMDQLDQVQMTEPAQPFEEARIKEEIAELRKKIDSVPFIDTFDLRYKNYEKRPIPSSQAVMFCLMDVSGSMDQATKDIAKRFYVLLYLFLNRTYENVDVVFIRHHTQAKEVDEHEFFYSQETGGTIVSSALKLMKEIVADRYPANEWNIYAAQASDGDNWADDSPRCKELLVNTLLPTCQYYSYIEITRRSHQTLWHEYEKLEASFDNFAMKNIKTVDDIFPVFRELFQKETA